A single genomic interval of Salmo trutta chromosome 13, fSalTru1.1, whole genome shotgun sequence harbors:
- the LOC115206284 gene encoding lissencephaly-1 homolog A produces MVLSQRQRDELNRAIADYLRSNGYEEAYSTFKKEAELDMNEELDKKYAGLLEKKWTSVIRLQKKVMELESKLNEAKEEITLGGPIAQKRDPKEWIPRPPEKYALSGHRSPVTRVIFHPVFSVMVSASEDATIKVWDYETGDFERTLKGHTDSVQDISFDHTGKLLASCSADMTIKLWDFQGFECIRTMHGHDHNVSSVAIMPNGDHIVSASRDKTIKMWEVATGYCVKTFTGHREWVRMVRPNQDGTLIASCSNDQTVRVWVVASKECKAELREHEHVVECISWAPESAHPTILEATGSESKKSGKPGPFLLSGSRDKTIKMWDVSIGMCLMTLVGHDNWVRGMLVHPGGKFILSCADDKTIRIWDYKNKRCMKTLGAHEHFVTSLDFHKNAPYVVTGSVDQTVKVWECR; encoded by the exons AAATCGAGCGATAGCTGATTATCTTCGTTCCAATGGATATGAAGAGGCTTATTCAACGTTCAAGAAGGAAGCAGAATTAGACATG AATGAAGAATTGGATAAGAAGTATGCTGGCCTTTTGGAAAAGAAATGGACCTCAGTCATCAGATTACAAAAGAAG GTGATGGAGCTGGAGTCAAAGCTGAACGAGGCCAAGGAGGAGATCACCTTGGGTGGGCCCATAGCCCAGAAGCGTGACCCCAAAGAGTGGATACCTCGCCCGCCGGAGAAGTACGCGCTGAGCGGCCATCGTTCCCCCGTCACACGTGTCATCTTCCACCCAGTCTTCAGTGTCATGGTGTCTGCCTCCGAGGACGCCACAATAAAG GTGTGGGACTATGAGACAGGAGACTTTGAGCGGACGCTGAAGGGTCACACAGACTCTGTCCAGGACATATCCTTTGACCATACTGGCAAGCTGTTGGCCTCCTGCTCTGCAGACATGACCATCAAGCTGTGGGACTTCCAGGGCTTTGAGTGCATCAGAACCATGCATG GACACGATCACAATGTTTCATCTGTAGCCATCATGCCCAATGGAGATCACATAGTATCTGCCTCGAGGGACAAAACCATTAAAATGTGGGAGGTGGCCACTGG CTACTGTGTGAAGACGTTCACGGGCCACAGGGAGTGGGTGAGGATGGTCCGGCCCAACCAGGACGGCACCCTGATCGCCAGCTGCTCCAACGACCAGACGGTGCGTGTGTGGGTGGTGGCGTCCAAGGAGTGCAAGGCCGAGCTGCGGGAGCACGAACACGTTGTGGAGTGCATCTCCTGGGCCCCTGAGAGCGCCCATCCCACCATCTTGGAGGCCACCGGCTCAGAG TCTAAGAAGAGTGGTAAGCCGGGCCCTTTCCTGCTGTCTGGCTCCAGAGACAAGACCATCAAGATGTGGGATGTCAGCATTGGAATGTGCCTTATGACACTG GTTGGCCATGATAACTGGGTGCGCGGGATGCTTGTCCACCCCGGAGGCAAGTTCATATTAAGCTGTGCTGACGACAAGACCATAAGGATCTGGGACTACAAGAACAAGCGCTGCATGAAGACCCTGGGTGCCCATGAACATTTTGTTACCTCTCTGG ATTTCCACAAGAATGCTCCGTACGTCGTCACCGGAAGCGTAGATCAAACAGTTAAAGTGTGGGAGTGTCGCTGA